CTTTTGTATTtgaaactttatcgctataactggacacatgaatgacagacaaacaaacactgagatttatatatatatatatgtagattattattattgaaaaaggaCGTGGATAAGTTTATTGTTACATTACTAATgttattacaattaaaaaaaggCATGGCCAAAAAATCAACTTCTCATCAAAACTTGCCATGTACAAACGGAATATTTACATTAAAAGTGCTGAGTGCATGCAATACTCAGCTAGGGTCAGACGTATAACAATATTTGTAACTAAGACATCAGTGCAAGAGGGaacagtaaaaacatttcccaaTAATCAGCATATTCCTCTGTATACCTAACATTTGTTTAAAAGTCTATCATGGTACTGGTGGTCTAACAGTCATTGTTAAACTAATTACAAAATCGCTTTAAATTTCATGTTGAATCTAGGTTTTCTACTAGTAAACTAGTCAAGTTAGTAAACTTATCTACTCGCTGAGTATGGGAGACACAGCTACTCGCTAGCAGCCTTCTACATGACAAATAGCTATGTTTAGCCTTATACTTTTAACAAACTTAAGACAGTTCATGTATGGTCATTCGCACGCAAATCTATAAAAGAAATAACTCAGAAGGGCAGTGAGTGCCGAGCTTATTCCCAAGTCTATCTAATTCGCCGTTCTTAAAAGGTAAGCTttgttaattaattttattaattaaccTTTTGTGAGAGACCAGAGTACATGAGAATATAAGACAAGCGACAAACTGGGATATTGTAATAAGcgatatattgttatattgttgataAGCAGCTGTGGACTAGAGCCTCGGAAAACAGGCAAAACTCAAATCCCAAAGAGATTACTAGTGGTGACAGGCATTCGACCTTGGAACTGCTCTCTGCCAAGTCAACAAAGCAGACTATTCTGCACTCTGACCAGCAATCAGTTAACTGGAGCGCAGCAAGAACAAAAATAGTGAAATGAAATAAGATAAAACAAAAACCCAAAATTATCATAGCTATTTCTCATTTATAGATTACAGCTGCTTAAACAGAGGAGCGACTGACTAATTCTTGCAAGAGCAGACAAGTGACCCGTGCATAGACCTTAATAGTACGTgatctttttaaaaacaattttttaaagtataattttattatattagtttATAGACTGCTTCACtttattattacattactaCATCGTGTTTcactctattattatattagtacatAGTGTTTCACTCTATTGTTATATTAGTACATAGTGTTTCACTTTATTGTTATATTAGTACATAGTGTTTCACTCTATTGTTATATTAGTACATAGTGTTTCACTCTATTGTTATATTAGTACATAGTGTTTCACTCTATTGTTATATTAGTACATAGTGTTTcactctattattatattagtacatAGAGTTTCACTCTATTGTTATACTAGTACAGAGTGTTTcattctattattatattagtacatAAAGTGTTCCACTCCATGTAAAAGCGTGAAACAAATTTTCTACGGTTTACACATTCGAATACATAAAGCACTTGTTGAAAAACATACTGGATTGCCTTCCCGACGGTCGAGTATAACTTTCTGCAGAGCAACACGACACTCATCTGTAAGACCTTCAGCTCTCTGCCAGGCTGGTGGATCATTCCGAAGCTTGGCTCGACGTGCTAAGAACTTTCGTGCCTACAGTACCATACATGATAACTTATTTATCAACCCAGACGCATTCATAATCAATGTAACTGATCTAGGGTCCTGAACATACTGTCCATGTGCCTATAGAGTTTACCTAATGGGATGAATATTTAAAGGATTGGTATGCATAGCCTATAGTTCTTTAAAAATCTCTAAGGAGAGATCGCAAGCTCGCGCGTGTCATCAATCGCAAGAATAAAATGGACTCACTGACTGCTAATAaagctattttatttttcattttttattatatttaggtATTATATTTGCCTGATGTCATATTAGCTTGCACATTTGGGATCGAGTGAAACAGCACTCTTACTGCAATAGTTTTTAGTGAAACCTGTATTTGCAACAGATGTTGATCAGCTACCTTAAAGCGGAGTATCGAAAATTAAAAGCCTGCTTTGCATTCGTTACATCCACTTATGAATCGTCTACTCACCGCTCGCTGTATGGTTGTAGCCGCTTTAGTCCTAGACACTTCAGTCCGCAGGTTGCCAAAGACCTTTCTCTGCACATAGCCCCTCCATGCAGCTTGTACCGTGATGGCTGCTTGAAGTTGCACATTCTCCAAATGCTTAGGTATGGCTGCCGCTGGCAGCATGTTGAGTATTTGCATGTTCTTTTCTCGGGTGGCCCTCATTGCCTTCTTTCGAGAGACCAACAGTTGGTGTTGCAGCGCTGACTGTTGCTTTTGCTCATCTGCAATCTTCTTTTGAACTTTCTGCTTGACCCTGTATAAAGTTACATGTGATAGACCAACCTAGATGTCTATGGTAAGATTACCATCATTCAACATACATCTGATAGACCAACCTAGATGTCTATGGTAAGATTACCATCATTCAACATACATCTGATAGACCAACCTAGATGTCTATGGTAAGATTACCATCATTCAACATACATATGATAGACCAACCTAAATGTCTATGGTAAAATTAATGTTATTCAACGTACACCTGATAGACCAACCTAGATGTATATGGTAAAATTACCCTCATTCAGCATACATCTGATAGACCAACCTAGATGTCTATGGTAAGATTACCATCATTCAACATAGATATGATAGACCAACCTAGATGTCTATGGTAAGATTACTGTTATTCAACGTACACCTGATAAACCAACCTAGATGTATATGGTAAAATTACCCTCATTCAGCATACATATGATAGACCAACCTAGATGTCTATGGTAAGATTACTGTTATTCAACATACACCTGATAGACCAACCTTAATGTATATGGTAAAATTAACCTCATTCAGCATACATCTGATAGACCAACCTAGATGTCTATGGTAAGCTTAAAATCATTCAGCATACATCTGATAGACCAACCTAGATGTCTATGGTAAGATTACCATCGTTCAACATACATCTGATAGACCAACCTAGATGTCTATGGTAAGCTTACCCTCATTCAACATACATCTAATAGACCAACCTAGATGTCTATGGTAAGATTACCCTcattcaacatacatgtaatagacCAACCTTAAATGACTAAATGTCTGTAGAGTACCTCCtatttaatatatatctatactagcTAAACTAAATGTCTATGAAAATTTTCTCATACAataaatgtctgacaaaataATAGAGCCTGGATGTCTATGGCGGACTACTCGTTCCATCGCTTCACCCAAAGcaatgtcaacaaagttggcaACTGCCAACTCGAGGCGAGCGCATGAAACATTCAATATGGCAGCAATGGCTTAAAACTAGCAGCTATGATAAGCGGCATAACAATTACTAACTACTAAATAGTAGTTATTAGGCAGCCAACAATTAACAACAGTCATGTAATCAGCCGCTAGCAGTTGGCAGTCAAAAGTAAAAATGGGTTGCTTTTAATGATGGCCGTGCCGTATACCCTAAGTTGCtagtcaaaaataaaaaaactaattaaACTGTGACTGAATGACTATTGAAAGGTTTTACTTGAAGAATAAAGTTGACCTGgctataaatacatacaaatcAGTCACCTTTCCTAGTCAATTTCTATATAGTAGTTGCTTACTCAGCAAATGGCAAATATAGGTAAGACAACTACCAATTAAATGACATGCTTGAAATGATACAATTAGTAGACGATTGCAAATAACATTACAGAgttatttttatcaatattgCAGTCAGCTCTGAAAGCCTTCTAAAAATATCCTTACTACTCAGTATAATTCCTTCTCAAGGTCTATGTGAGGAGAAAGCACTGTTCAACGCAGTCTGAGTGATATGAGTTAGTTTAAAATGGGAGTGAGCCTAGTGACCCAATTTATTAGTGACCCAATTGAAGTGAGTAGAGCGAAAGTCAGCATACTTCCATATGACAAAAATGAACTGTGTTGAATTTCAGTAAGATGTTTAAGCCTGTTAATAGCTGTCATCCTTTTaagtaacaaaataaaattgaaaagttcGCCTTTTTAAATTTGGAAACATTAAACAGAACATCTCCTTAGCACTCACAGTAACATCCTACTGGATCATAACAATTCAAAAGTGACAAGGTTCTAGTAGATGCTAGGGAAAAAACCAAACAAAATTTAGAGCCAAGACTGACCTAGATCTGCGTCAACATTATCTGACTGTGTGTAAGTTACCCTCACCCTCACTTGGCTGTCTATTTAGCTACAAACCAAACAGATCTATAAGAGGCCCCAAACCTGAAAGATTCTGGCAACCTTCTATGGGAACTTAGTTATGTGAATAAGTTCTGCCGCCAATGATATCTATGAAAAGTTATGTACCTGAATAACTTCTGCAGCGATAGAGGTCTATAGGAACTTAGTTATGTGAATGAATTCTGCAATGAATGATATCTATGGAAGGTTATGTACTTAAACAACTTCTGCAGCCAAAGAAGCCTATGGGAAGTTATCTATGTGCATGATTTCTACAGACAAAGACATCTATGCGAGGTTACTTACCTGAATGATTTTTGCAGCTTAGCAATTCCTGTGTTGGCCTTCTGCAGAGCCTTTCGAGTCCTCCAGCTTTTGAATGTTGACTGAATCAGTGTAGCGGCTCTATGAAATTTCTCTGTTTCAACCCGCCTCGCATTGCCAGCATCAAGCAAGCCAACAAACTCCTTCAGGTCTTTACCAAACCCCTAAgaaatcaaattatttttaaaaaaaacaatacaaaagtaaaataaaagtaGAATGAGAACCTGCTACAGTTATTGATTCACAATATGCAACAAgtacaaaaatatcaaaaactatagctattaatagtGCAACcgttaataatataaatttaaacacTTCAACTGttatcaataaaactattgacaaccaaaaaataagtttttccaCTTTTCACAAAGAcgatatttattgcatttttttatttcatagtGCTGAAAGAGTTTTTTAATAatactatttttataaatattataaataatattattttacacatcacatggcatataatatattaatatatattacataatatatataatatattaatgtatagtacataatatataataatatattatataatatatattataatatatattaatgaataATGAACGCTGTTTATAGCACTAAtaatcgttgtcactagttgcATCTCACAGATAAAACTCTTGATGACCAGAAATCCATATTAGCTGACTACTCTAAATATAGCTCCTTAGGCATCATCCACTGTTTGGGTAAAACACAATCTAGAACAGGTTGCAACCACAACATAACCAAAGCTAAAACAGACAGTGTCTGATAGGCTGCAATAGACACACCTGGCCAGACCAGCGACTCATGAGAGGCCGTAAGCCTCTGTACCGACCGCAGATTATCTGTATGAAGTACGGCTGAACTTGACATATGAGTATCAGGGTGGATATGGCAGCACTAAAACATAACCAATAGATGATTGAGTAAAACTGTTCATGAATTCATGTTTCAGAGACTTTTCAAAAAGGGTATAACATCTTTGCTAATATATGTTAATGCTGGTAATAATATGACTCGTGCACCATGAGTGAGCCAAACTCACATAGTCACCAACAACAACTAAACAGTCAGAAATGCCAAGCTTCATTCTGAGCCTAGCAactgtttcaattttgtttatgtGTTTGAAAGATTATGACAGCAGATCTTCTTGCCACGAATCGAATTCATAGCTGATGAATGCGCAATAACATCATACcaatagagttgtcttcccacaAGTATTTTACATTAAGTTATGAAGTGCGGGTCTTACAATTAGCTCATACTCAGATCTGGTGTTTTGGGTGaccaaaaataatagaaataaactATATTACTGTTCAAGTTGTGTAATGAATATATTCAATTTAGTAAGAGCTCCGGACACGCCTGAATGTAAGAGAAAGTATACCCACCTGGCCACATATTTATCATCACCAGAGAcgattttaaaaatcatttcatCCAAAAGTGCATGTAATACCTTCTCATCTAGACTGGACACAACCTTCCTGTAAAATTAGGATTGAGCTAATGTAGTTTAATAAGCATTTGATAAGAATAGCCAAGCGGCCACCAGCATATGCATGAATACATCCAGCATGAATATGAATAGTAAACATACTATCATGAAGTTAGACTGAGATCTTTAGACACACGAAGAGTTGACTACCAGAGTTCTTCAGACAATACTAAGAAAGCTTCAAACTATAGAGCTACACAGAAGACATTCTACAGATCCTTAAAACTTTCCACGTGTAACTTGTTGAATGCTGAATTCTTCAGTGCGTTATTTACTAAAACACAGAGgtttttcataaaataattgCTTAGAAACTCGTTACGTTATTAAAGCAAATATAATGTATACTATAGCTGCTTAAGGTTTAAAGGTCATACTGAAACATTCTGATTTATTTCCTACTAGTGAGTCTAAACTGTTAGTTTTTACATAAGGCAAATAGTGCAATGCCTTTTCATTTATGTAAAAAACATGTTGGACTtgaaaaatatgtaaatataattcTAACAAGCAAATTCCtattcaaatacatgtaattgtaacaAAACTTAATTTATTACAGACAGTTAAAAATCTATAGCGGGTTTGACAAAAACTTCCTTTCCACATTCTAGTCTGTGTTAGGCTATGAAGTTTAATATTGCAAATACAGCATATAGTtactaacaaaaataataagtCTGGTCAACTGCAATCTGTCACCAGCATAAAGAACtttgttgaaacaaaatagATATTATGTTATTCAGTCATTTTGTATAAGCTAGTTATGACATTTCTATAAGCGAAACATGGGATTTTGTAGCAATTCTTTTCAATGATACCACCTTGTTAAGTACCATTTACGtttttgtttagaaaaaaatactCTTTTTTTCGGTGGGAGGGCGATGCTTTCCCACCAACAGATATGTTAGCTTATGTTACTTACATTGTTGGATTCACAATACTGAATTTAACTGGCTTCACTCCTTCGTACATCACTGATATATTTCACTTCTCAAGTACCAGATATCCACAACATGATGATTGTATGTTGTACTTAGCAAAATATGCACTTAACAATTGTATTGCTAACTCTCCTAATCTTTTGTCAAAAGAGACAAGATGTAAACCTGATGTGAACAAGATATATGCTTAAATTTAGTAGTTTCAAGTCTTgtacaactttttgtttttaaggTTATGACACCACATGGCAATACccttcaattttttttgcagcaccatatgtaaaacatcttttctacaaaaatgattATGGACTgctcaataaaaatatatatagatttatataacGAACAATCTCAAGCTATGGGCTATGAAAGTGGTAGTTGCTTTTCTACACGAGATGATAATTCCATATACCGTACATGTTCTAAGGTTGTTATAAATGTAATCGCTTACGGGTTGACTCGAATGGCGTACTGTGTGAGGTTGAGAACGGCGTGACACGTGTCGACATCATCGGATATCAGCATCTGAAGCAGCCACTGTGACCTCAATACTGCAGAAATAAATAacctattttaaagttttgatcaGACAGTGACCCAAGTCAAGTCGGTAGAGCGAAAGTCAACATACTTGcatatgacaaaagtgaattgTGATGAATTTCAGTAAGAAGTTTAAGACTTAGTATATATCAGACACTAATAGACAATCATCAGGAGCGATAAATTGTGCCTAGTTTGCAAGTTAGATAAATACTTGCAGTATTCAGTTACTGATTAATCTAAGAAAGTACAATGTATATTAATGGGCACCATAAGATCAGTCATCGTCTATTTACAGATAACCGATGGGTAGCACGCAAAATTTATTGGGTACTGAGTCTATGTGCCAGTTGCAAGTTatagaaaatgttttgttgctCAACAAGAAAATGTTTATGTCTTGCAGCGTTAGAGTTACAGATACCACGCATACTTTTAGTTTAAAGTAATTGgaaaaacaacacaaaaaacGAAGTTTTTATTAATGCTGTTGGCAGAGAACTATTACTAAAATAGAGTTAAAGAAGTGTGACATGTGAAGCGGTTTTGAATATTAACCATTCCCTCTCATTCAGCTTACCACCTGATCAGTCACACCGCCACACAGTGCATGTACAGTGCGAGTACAGTGCATGTACAGTGTGTGTATAGTGAGTGTTCCAGTGTGTGTACAGTGCGAGTACAGTGCATGTACAGTGTGTGTATAGTGAGTGTTCCAATGTGTGTACAGTGCGGGTACAGTGCATGTACAGGGTGTGTATAGTGAGTGTTCCAATGTGTGTACAGTGCGGGTACAGTGCACGTACAGGGTGTGTATAGTGCGTGTTCCAGTGTGTGTACAGTGCATGTACAGTGCGTGTACAGTGCGGATACAGTGCATGTACAGGGTGTGTATAGTGCGTGTTCCATTGTGTGTACAGTGCATGTACAGTGCGGGTACAGTGCGAGTACAGTGTACAGTGCATGTACAGTGTGTGTACAGTGAGAATTGTGGGAATTGTTATTAAcctattttgctaaaaaaagaaaactatttagaatctttttttcaaaagcTATAAAAAAGACTTGAGGTAAGAAATTCTCAGTACAAAGACTAGCATCAAAGCCGAAGGACATACCATGGTTGGTGATAAAGACGTGACCACTAAAGAGAGTGTTGACAGCTTCAAGGGTTGTACGATAATGGCCAAGAAGGTCACTTTTCATAGATGCATCTCTCTATAAGGGTAGCCAACAGCGTTGCTCTCGCACAATGTGTAGTGATAAGCCATAGATCGGTTTAAACAACTCATACACAGCATTCAAGATAACATGTACCGATAagttaaaatgtttacaaatatgttaaaatatatGAGTAATTTGCATTTTAATTTTGGAACTCAACTGAAACCCTGTAGTCAAACTT
The genomic region above belongs to Watersipora subatra chromosome 1, tzWatSuba1.1, whole genome shotgun sequence and contains:
- the LOC137406114 gene encoding IQ calmodulin-binding motif-containing protein 1-like yields the protein MPDETTEIDRALLRLVAEIAEATDRVVPTLLLQVRDLFNQIPAGTKEQAHFKKEVWNYELIQVLVLVLKQNFEYSDGKWKSAAELATFASNLFIGLDPPESHEYYGIILPTASENMLMLSRKLQVAYMEQRDASMKSDLLGHYRTTLEAVNTLFSGHVFITNHVLRSQWLLQMLISDDVDTCHAVLNLTQYAIRVNPKVVSSLDEKVLHALLDEMIFKIVSGDDKYVASAAISTLILICQVQPYFIQIICGRYRGLRPLMSRWSGQGFGKDLKEFVGLLDAGNARRVETEKFHRAATLIQSTFKSWRTRKALQKANTGIAKLQKSFRVKQKVQKKIADEQKQQSALQHQLLVSRKKAMRATREKNMQILNMLPAAAIPKHLENVQLQAAITVQAAWRGYVQRKVFGNLRTEVSRTKAATTIQRAARKFLARRAKLRNDPPAWQRAEGLTDECRVALQKVILDRREGNPYKERTRAEQEDLHNRCQDMLKRHVFTNRVDRRKKLHRDALLAELETDSDLLLNAPKLSELHEEDIDKFVSWSVPVATKAQGNHTNELRRLNQPWWRKLDDESHQMPYNDDILL